GGCTTCGTCTGTTTCAGCGCCGGCCTGAAGACGGTTGACCAGGGAATGGCCGTGAACTGATTGCGGTACCGCAGGGGCATGTCGGGTGTGTGCCCGACCAGAATCGAACCCTGTTGGCCCTGATGCAGCACTTGCGTGACCAGCCATTGATCGTTGAATCCCGGTAACGGATGTTCCTCAACCTGGACGATAGAGGCGCTTCGTAAAGCCTGTTGATTGCTTTGCCCGTGGGTCTGCACCTGCTGGCAACGCATTCGCTCCAGAAGTCGACGGGCCAGTTGATCGCAATGCCGTTGCTCGTGGGCGGGCCGGAGCATGGGCGTTGCGGGTCGGTGGTAAACGTGGTTGGCCGCTCCGTTATCGGTGTCCGGTGCTCCGCGGTTTCTAGTCGCCAGTCGAGGGGTCGACGACGGCGAATCATGGCGCTGGAACAACTCGCTGATGACCGGCTTGCGTTGAGTGTCGGGTTCATCATTGCGAAAAGGCATCAACAACGGTTCTTGCGGGAAACTCAGGCTGTCGTCGGCAAACACCAGCACATGCCCGTCGCTGCGATGTTCGAAGTGGTAGTGAATACCTTCTTCTTCGCACAGCCGTTGCAGCAGCGCCAGGCTGGTTTCTTCGTACTGGATGCAAAACGGCCGCAGCGGGTAGTGCCCGTGCGCCAGCTCAAAGCGATAGCTGTCATCGGGCAGCCCATGTTCTTCCAGCAACCGGCGCAGGATCATCGGTACGCTCAGTTGCTGAAAAATGCGTCTGGATCGATGCCGATCCAGCGTTTGCAGCGCCGGCACCAGCGCCAGTTTGTAACCGACCCGGTGCGGCCCGTGATGTTCGTAACTGGCGCTGTGCAGCACACCGTGAAATCCCGGGCCTTCTCCGAGGCTGAGCAGCGCCGGTTGCTCTAGCCAGTGATCGAGGTGCAGGGCCGGTGTCAGGCCGATCACTTCGATGTCGAATCGAAAGGGTTGATTGAGCGCCTCGCGGCCATTGAACTGCACCACCTGAAAACTCAAGTCATCGTCGAGCAGGGTCAGGGTGAAGGGACTTTCCTTGTCGTTGTGCATCGAACGCGCTTCTGCCATGGAGTACGGGCACAGAGGGTACGAAACCACAGCCCTTGATGGACACGCCAAATCGAAGTTTCAGAATCGCCCTACAACCGTTGGTGAAGATGTCGATCAGCCGCGAGAATTTTTGGTCGATTGCCAACTTTAGGCCGTATAAACTTGGCGCCATGCGTCGGCCAATAGATGTCTCGGCGCCATAGACAAGAGAGTGAGTAATGGGCGCACAGTGGAAGGTTAAACACAAAGAAGCGGCAGCCAACGCCAAGGGCAAGATCTTCGGCAAACTGGTGAAAGAAATCACCATCGCTGCGCGCAACGGTGCCGATACCGCCACCAACGCACACCTGCGTCTGGTGGTTGAACAGGCCAAGAAAGCTTCGATGCCCAAGGAAACACTGGATCGCGCCATCAAGAAGGGTGCGGGCCTGTTGGGCGAAACCGTGCAATACCATCGCGTGACGTATGAAGGCTTCGCACCGCATCAGGTGCCACTGATCGTTGAATGCGTGACCGACAACATCAACCGCACCGTCGCTGAAATCCGCGTCGCGTTCCGCAAGGGCCAATTGGGCGCTTCCGGTTCGGTGGCCTGGGATTTCAACCATGTGGGCATGATCGAAGCTTCGCCGGACAGCCCGGACGCCGATCCGGAAATGGCCGCGATTGAAGCCGGTGCCCAGGATTTCGAGCCGGGCGAAGACGGCGCAACCCTGTTCCTGACCGAACCTACGGACCTGGACGCGGTACAGAAAGCCCTGCCGGAGCAAGGGTTCACCGTGCTGTCGGCCAAACTGGGCTACCAGCCGAAAAATCCGGTCAGCGGCCTGAGCGATGAGCAGATGGCTGAAGTCGAAGCCTTCCTGGAAGGCCTCGATAACCACGATGACGTGCAGGACATGTTTGTCGGCTTGGCGGGTTAATTTGTTTCTTCAGTGAAGCCGTCTTCGCGAGCAGGCTCGCTCCCACAGTAGACCGGGTCCAATCGGACAACTCGGTCCACTGCAGGAGCGAGCCTGCTCGCGATTGACCGCGAAGCGGTCACCAGCCATACAACGCTTGAACAACCTCACCAAACCCCGGCCGATTCAACACATCTGCCTGACAGCAGCGCTGCTGCAAATCTTCCAGTCGCCGACGTTCCTCATTGCTCAACCCTGAGTCGATTCGCTCCAGCAATTCCCCCAACAAAACCCCAAATGCCCGCACTTCAATGCGTTGCAAGGCCCGACTCTCCAGGTTGTCGGCCGTGGCGTGGAAAGACGCTGCGCCAAAGTCCCCCAGCAGGCAATCGCCGTGTTCGTTCCGCAAGATATTGTGGCCATAGAGGTCGCCGTGGGTGATGCCGTGCTTGTGCAGATGCTCGGCCACTGAAGCGATGCCACGGGCGATGCGCAGGGCGGCCGCGGCACTGAACCGGGTGTCGTCGGCGTAAACGTCGCGGCTGCAGGACGCCAGGCTCGGGAGTCCGGCGAGGTTGCGGAAGCTCGGGTCGATCAAGTGCATCACCAGTCCGGCTGTTTGTTGCGGATGGTCGACAACCCGTCCTTCAACGCGGATCAGGTTGGGGTGAACGCCGGCGATGATGCAGGCGTTCATTTCGTGCAGCGGCGAGCCATCGCTGGTCATTTCGCCTTTGTAGAGTTTGACCGCGACCTGTGTGGCGGGTTGATCCGGCGTTGTCCATGTAGCCCGATGGATCACCCCCGAAGCGCCTTCGCCGAGTTGCTGCTCCAGGTGTAGATCCGACCAGGGAATACTCGCCGTCGCTTGAAGGGCGGCTTCGGTTTCCAGCGGATTGCCAGCGTAGGCCAACCAGGTCAGGCTCGGCAGGGTCAGCAGCCATTCGGGCAATTCGGTCAGTTGGTTGGCGGCGATGCGGATCAGTTCGAGTCGGTGGCAGTCGCGCAGACTCTCGGGCAAACACTGCAACTGATTGCCGGCGAGCATGAGTTTTTGCAGGTGCGGGCGTTCGCCCAGTTCGGTTGGCAGCTCACGAACGCAGTTGTCGGTCAGGATCAACCAGCGCAGCAGCGGTGGCAGCGCCTCGCCCGGCACCTGTTCAATGCGATTGGCCTTGAAACCGACCATGGTCAGCGCCGCGCATTGGCCCAGGCAGGCGGGCAGCTCGGTAAACCGATTGTCTGAACAGAACAGCACGCGCAAACGGGTCAGGCGGTACAAGTCATCGGGCAGGCTGCTCAAGGCATTGCCACTGAGGTTGAGCACTTCCAGGGAATCGGCGAGGTCGAATATTTCCGGGGGAAACTCTGTCAGGCCGTCGCTGAGGTCCAGGCGAGTGATGCCTGCCAGCGCGCCGGCGCGCAGTTGGGCGAGGGTGTGCATGAACGGGGTTCGCTATTGATCGAATGAGTGGGCGGCATGATAGCGGGAATGAGGTACTGCCTGTCATATAGCCATCGCGAGCAAGCTCGCAAAGGGGCGCCATTATTATCGGCGCTTATAGCTCACGCTGGCTCCCGTACTTCCACCAACTGCCCCAACCGACTACGCGTACGCGCCAGATCGATGGCATCGCCAACCAGGCTTTCGCATAACGAACGCTGACCCAGCAGGACCAAATGCTTGTCCTGATCGTACAAAACATCGATCAGGTTGATGAAGCGCTGCTGGGCGGCAATCGTGCAGTCGGCCAGGTTCGGCAGTTGGTCGATGATCCAGTGATCGAAGCGCCGGCACAATTCCAGGTAATCCATGACCGCCGTCGGGTGGTCGCACAGATCGGCGAAGGTGAAGCCGATGGTGCGTCCTTCGCAGTAACGGGCAGCTAAATGGCGAGTGCCGACGGGCAGCGCAATGGCCGGCGCATCGACTAAGGGCAGGTTCAACGCCTGACGTTGCGACAGCGAGGCGGGCCAGACGTATTGGCCTTGGGTGAACACCTGTTGCGCGTGGGTTCTGGCCTGACTGCGGTAGTCGTGCGGTCCGCCGACTTCCATGACTTGCATGCGCGCGTTGATCAGGTCGATCACCGGTTTGAAGCGCGCATGGTAAAGCGGGTTGGGCAGCAGGCCCTCCGGCGGATAGTTGGAGGTGACCAACAGCAGGATGCCTCGACGAAACAACGCCTTGAACAACCGCGTGATGAGCATCGCATCGCCGATGTCATGCACGTGAAACTCGTCGAAACATAACACCCGACAATCGCGCAGCAGCTCATCCAGCGTGGTCGCCAGTGCATCCGGCTGATCGCGATGGCTGAACATGCCCTGATGCAACCGGGCAAAAAACTCATGGAAGTGCAGGCGCTGTTTTTCCGCGAGGGGAACGGCCTGGAAAAAACCGTCGAGCAGCCAGCTCTTGCCACGGCCGACGGCGCCATGCAGGTAAAGACCGGGCAGTGTTTTTGCCCCGGCACCCAGCAGCGTTGTGGCGTGCTGTGCCATGCAGTCGATCACGCGTTGTTGGCTGTGGCTGAGGGTATAGCCCTGGGAATGGGCCTTGTGGTGGAAGTAATCGTGGATGACCCGACCTGTCGCGACTCCACTGGCGGGTGCAGCCTTGCCGAAGAGGCGGCGCAGCGATGGCCAGCGTGATGTGAGGCGCGAGCGGTTGGGTGTTCGAACGGTCACTGTGATGTCATCCCCTAATCTTCAGGCAGGCTCCCGACCTGCGGCGACATAGTGTAACCAGAGCGGCGAATTCGCTTCCAGTTGTGTTGGCAGAGGTTGTGGAAACACACATCCTGCAGGAGCTGGGTTGCCAGCGATGGCGGTGATCAGTTGCCTGAACGGACGCCATCGTCAGCAAGCCGGCTCCTACAGGGGAATGCGTACTCAGAAGTTTATGGTTTGCCTGAGCATCTGCGCCGCCGGTGTATCCGCCGGGCTGACCATCGCATAGTTATAACCACCCCCCGACCAGTACTCCGCCTGCAACCCGTCATCACGACGACTGCCCCGCGGCAGCAGGAAATTTTTCGGTCCCGGCGGGCGCACATAGAAGCTGATCTTGTGCCCGCCCTGATCCTCATAAACCACCATCGCCGCTGGTCCTTGCTCGGTGCTGAGCAGGCGCCCACTGACCGGTTTGAACCCGGCGCCAGCGAGGTCAGGCAAGCGATTGGCCTGTGTGAAGTAGCGGTCGAGCCAGCCCTGCATGTCGCCGTTGTCGCCGGTCTTATAGTCGGCCGGAAGGAGGCCTTGCTGGGCAATCAAACGGTAAGCCTGCATGGCATCGGCCATCGGTAGCGGTGCACTGGCGAGCGTCATTTCCCGTGCCTGCCAGCCACTGAAACCGCCGACGCTGACGGCGATCAGCAACATTGCGGCACTCGCCAGGTGGCGACGGGACTGGCGCTTCAGGCGTTGGCGAATCAGCCCAGGGTCGAGGTCCGGATTGGCCTCTTGCTTCAAGGCACCACTCAGGGCCGCGCGCAGTTGCTGGGCGTCCTGCTGCCAGGCGCGAACTTGCGCGGCAACTTCCGCGTTGCTCGCCAGAAAAGTCTCCACCAGCGCGCGGTCGGCGTCGTTGAGTTGGTGGTCGATATATGCGTGCAGTTCACGCTCACTCGGAGGGATGCTGATCATTTAAGTCTCCGCAGGGAAGGGCGGGTGATTTCACCCTCGCTGAGTTGGCGCAGAGCCTGGCGGGCCCGGGACAGGCGGGACATCACGGTGCCGGTGGGTACATCGAGAATCTGCGCGACCTCTTTGTAGCTCAAGCCTTCCACCGACACCCAAAGCAGCAGCGCGCGCTGTTCGGTGGGCAGTTGATCGAAGGCATTGAGGGTCGATTGCGCAATCACGGTGCGCTCCACAGAAGGCTGCGCATCATCGCGCCCGGTGAAGAATTCGAGCATTCGCGCATAGCGTCGGGAGCGCCGGTGAGCGTCGAGAAACTGCCGATATAGAATCGCAAACAGCCACGCCCGCAGGTCGCCGTCGGGCCGCTTGTCGCCCCAGCTCGACAGCGCCCGTTCCAGGCACGACTGCACCAGATCGTCGGCACTGCTGGGGTTGCGCGTCAGTGACACGGCAAACCGGCGCAATCTGGGAATGATTTCTCTCAGTTGTTCGTCGATGTCATTCATGAAGTTCTGACTAGTCACTACGCTGAGTTGAGTGTTCAGGAGGACGCCCGGCACTCGAGGTTATTCCACGCCTGAAAAAATAAATACCGCACGAGGGAATAAACCCTCGTGGGGTTCGTCTGCTTGGTTCTTCTCACTTGTGGCCGATGGCCCTGGAGCCCTTCATGGTAGATCGATCATCACCGCCCACCCGGCCACCCTTGAGTACTGCGAGCCTGATCTTGCGTCTGGCGGGCATCGCCGT
The Pseudomonas sp. MYb327 DNA segment above includes these coding regions:
- the tssI gene encoding type VI secretion system tip protein TssI/VgrG, translated to MHNDKESPFTLTLLDDDLSFQVVQFNGREALNQPFRFDIEVIGLTPALHLDHWLEQPALLSLGEGPGFHGVLHSASYEHHGPHRVGYKLALVPALQTLDRHRSRRIFQQLSVPMILRRLLEEHGLPDDSYRFELAHGHYPLRPFCIQYEETSLALLQRLCEEEGIHYHFEHRSDGHVLVFADDSLSFPQEPLLMPFRNDEPDTQRKPVISELFQRHDSPSSTPRLATRNRGAPDTDNGAANHVYHRPATPMLRPAHEQRHCDQLARRLLERMRCQQVQTHGQSNQQALRSASIVQVEEHPLPGFNDQWLVTQVLHQGQQGSILVGHTPDMPLRYRNQFTAIPWSTVFRPALKQTKPSIPGYQPARVSGPAGQPAVLDDRGRIQVNIWPTTDVDSEGVWVPVAVDASDARFNPSGLPLAGSEGLVSFLDSDPDRPVFCASSVQRHNPRPTRQPNPRSDARLLFDWLINPSDR
- a CDS encoding YebC/PmpR family DNA-binding transcriptional regulator; its protein translation is MGAQWKVKHKEAAANAKGKIFGKLVKEITIAARNGADTATNAHLRLVVEQAKKASMPKETLDRAIKKGAGLLGETVQYHRVTYEGFAPHQVPLIVECVTDNINRTVAEIRVAFRKGQLGASGSVAWDFNHVGMIEASPDSPDADPEMAAIEAGAQDFEPGEDGATLFLTEPTDLDAVQKALPEQGFTVLSAKLGYQPKNPVSGLSDEQMAEVEAFLEGLDNHDDVQDMFVGLAG
- a CDS encoding leucine-rich repeat-containing protein kinase family protein; this encodes MHTLAQLRAGALAGITRLDLSDGLTEFPPEIFDLADSLEVLNLSGNALSSLPDDLYRLTRLRVLFCSDNRFTELPACLGQCAALTMVGFKANRIEQVPGEALPPLLRWLILTDNCVRELPTELGERPHLQKLMLAGNQLQCLPESLRDCHRLELIRIAANQLTELPEWLLTLPSLTWLAYAGNPLETEAALQATASIPWSDLHLEQQLGEGASGVIHRATWTTPDQPATQVAVKLYKGEMTSDGSPLHEMNACIIAGVHPNLIRVEGRVVDHPQQTAGLVMHLIDPSFRNLAGLPSLASCSRDVYADDTRFSAAAALRIARGIASVAEHLHKHGITHGDLYGHNILRNEHGDCLLGDFGAASFHATADNLESRALQRIEVRAFGVLLGELLERIDSGLSNEERRRLEDLQQRCCQADVLNRPGFGEVVQALYGW
- the zapE gene encoding cell division protein ZapE, translating into MTVRTPNRSRLTSRWPSLRRLFGKAAPASGVATGRVIHDYFHHKAHSQGYTLSHSQQRVIDCMAQHATTLLGAGAKTLPGLYLHGAVGRGKSWLLDGFFQAVPLAEKQRLHFHEFFARLHQGMFSHRDQPDALATTLDELLRDCRVLCFDEFHVHDIGDAMLITRLFKALFRRGILLLVTSNYPPEGLLPNPLYHARFKPVIDLINARMQVMEVGGPHDYRSQARTHAQQVFTQGQYVWPASLSQRQALNLPLVDAPAIALPVGTRHLAARYCEGRTIGFTFADLCDHPTAVMDYLELCRRFDHWIIDQLPNLADCTIAAQQRFINLIDVLYDQDKHLVLLGQRSLCESLVGDAIDLARTRSRLGQLVEVREPA
- a CDS encoding anti-sigma factor; translated protein: MISIPPSERELHAYIDHQLNDADRALVETFLASNAEVAAQVRAWQQDAQQLRAALSGALKQEANPDLDPGLIRQRLKRQSRRHLASAAMLLIAVSVGGFSGWQAREMTLASAPLPMADAMQAYRLIAQQGLLPADYKTGDNGDMQGWLDRYFTQANRLPDLAGAGFKPVSGRLLSTEQGPAAMVVYEDQGGHKISFYVRPPGPKNFLLPRGSRRDDGLQAEYWSGGGYNYAMVSPADTPAAQMLRQTINF
- a CDS encoding sigma-70 family RNA polymerase sigma factor, which encodes MNDIDEQLREIIPRLRRFAVSLTRNPSSADDLVQSCLERALSSWGDKRPDGDLRAWLFAILYRQFLDAHRRSRRYARMLEFFTGRDDAQPSVERTVIAQSTLNAFDQLPTEQRALLLWVSVEGLSYKEVAQILDVPTGTVMSRLSRARQALRQLSEGEITRPSLRRLK